Genomic window (Musa acuminata AAA Group cultivar baxijiao chromosome BXJ1-9, Cavendish_Baxijiao_AAA, whole genome shotgun sequence):
ATGAGATTAGAGAAGCAATGATGATTTAAAAGGGGGCCTTTATATTTGATGGAATGCATTCGTTTAAGAATGTAACGTTACTAAATACAGAATCGAACAGCTTCGAaggacttcaagtcaaatcactcTGAGACAATAATTTCCCCCCAAAAGtccaattaattatattaatagtgaattttcaaaaacaaacttatactttttaaattttattttagtgcactatcactttttaaataatatattttttttaatgatcattTTATCGGTCATCACCCTCCACCTTGTCATCTCATCTGACTATGTCTCTGTCTTCTCAATCGCTCCCCTTCACCCCAAACAATCATCTAAAACCCTCGTGTGATGACTTGTTGTTGCTCTCCTCTCACTTGCAGCTGTTACCATTGCTTACAGACCCACCCCCTTCCCCCTCTTGCTCGTGGTCCTTGTTATTAGTCACaaaggaagagggaagaggcGTATCATCGATCACCCACAAGCCCTTGCTGCTCTCCTCTTACTTGTAGTCGTCACCATTACTTATAGACCCACCCCCTTCCCCCCCTCGCTCGTGGTCCTTGTTATTAGTCATAAGGGAAGAGAGAAGAGGCGTATCATCGATCACCCGCAAACCCCCCCTCATACTATCAATCATGAGTGAAGAAAGAGATGGAATAGCCTGTGCACTCTCACCGTCGATcacaagagagaaaaaaaaggagggaAGATTGCTGGCAAGGTGTATGATAGTTGAATCAACAGAAATGTCTCTCGTTAGAAATAACTAgtacaataaaaaaaaaggaaagagacaAAATTACCTTCAAGTATAAGAGcaagaattatatatattatattatatatatattcatccttatattaatgatataaataatatatttttatcttaaatgTTAATAATTCATGAACCATTTATTGTTATCTTCGTATTCATCTCTCCGAAAATAAAAGGTATGAACTAACGTAATTTTGTTTTCGAGGAAAGGAAAGAGCGGGATGAGAAAATTCAATATAATCCTTTTTGACATGtaagttaaaataaaatataattttttcagTATCTAGTAAGGTAAAAAGTAATTTTTATTTCGATTTAGTAATAACTTGACAAAATAATCATCTTTATCTAATGTGGTATTTAATTCATGTGTTgcgtaataaataatatttatttttcttcaacATTAAACATTAATTAGAAAAAGTCAACTAAAATACACATTAAGGAATCGCATTCAAAGTTCAAACCATGACCGTATGATTTCGagcatatataatatatgtatatatatatggtggGGACCATCTGCTGCTTCTAACGGTCGGATGCCGCTCCCAAACGGCTAACTAACGGCATCAGTGACGGCCTTTCGTTTCAATTCAAACCCAACCCACCTTCCCCACATCACATAATTTATTGCCCTTATTTTTCCTATTTACTTCTCATCCCTCTCTCACTCTGCCCCTCTATTTCTCATCGCCTCCGATTCATCCTCTCCCTCACTCCCAAATCCTTCTTCGGCTGCAAATTCTCGCCCAAACCTCAAGATCCAGTGCAGGATTCTCCCTGGATTGAACCCCGGAAAGCAGCCGAAAGAGGAGAGAGGGCGGCGAcgagtcctctctctctctctccctctcttcttttCAGTTGCTGCAGCCGGCTGAAGATCCGTCGATCATTGGCTCTTCTCCCAGATTTCTGGATTGCTGTCGATCGCCCATCGTCGGCTGTCGGCTCGTGGTGTGTTGTTCCCCCTTTCCCTCGTTCTGTCTCTTCCACATTGACTTCCTTCTGGTGCCGGCCGAGCTCCTGTCCGGCTTTATGATGCGGGTTTTGGTTTTAGTTCGAGGTGTTACCTTCGGGgggttttcttgggttttgatCGGCATATTGATGCTGGCGATCGGGGGTATTGGGGTTTTCATTTTATCTTTTTGAAATGTTCTTTGATCGTTCGATCCTGCTTTGGGTTTCTACTCGAACAACGCAGATTCTTAGGGTATATGTTTTGAAAAATTGGTCTGAGATGTTAATGAATTGAAAATCTGGACGTCTCAGGTAACGGTGAGATGGATAGCTCGCAAAAGAAAGGGGGATTTGTGCCGGTGTCGCCCTCGCAAACGCCGAGATCCACGGATAAACATGGGAGAGATTTCCGGTCACTTGACGGGAATGGGAACTCCAGCAGCAAGCTTGACAGGGACAAGGGGGTCAATGTCCAAGTCATTCTCAGATGCAGGTGAACGAATTGGACTCTAAGACGGCGGCTTGTGTCTCATATTTTTAGATCTTGCTTTGCTGAATCCATTCCCCGAATTATTTTCAGGCCATTAAGTGACGACGAGGCGAGGTTGAACACGCCCGCGGTCATAACCTGCAATGAACACCGTCGAGAAGTTTCAGCTGCTCAGAATATTGCTAACAAACAGATTGACAGAACATTTACTTTTGACAAGGTCTTTATAACTTCTGGTTTCATTATTTTGTCAGTGAACCTTTTCTGCTACCCTACGTGTTAGACTTATTATCAGTTTGATAACTGTGCAGGTTTTTGGCCCAACTTCCAAGCAAaaggatttgtttgatcaatctaTTGCTCCTATAGTGAACGAGGTTCTTGAGGGCTACAATTGCACCATCTTTGCATATGGGCAGACTGGCACCGGGAAGACCTACACGATGGAAGGCGGAGGAAGAAAAGCCAAGGTAAGTTCCTCCCCCTCGAGAACAGATCAAATGAAATGTTGCAGCTACTGCACTTTTTTCATCTCTGATCATATATATGAACTTATTGTAGAATGGAGAATTCCCAAGCGATGCTGGAGTTATCCCGAGGGCAGTGCGGCATATCTTTGACATACTTGAATCACAATGTGCTGAGTACAGCATGAAAGTCACATTTCTTGAGCTATATAACGAGGAGATAACTGATCTTTTGGCCCCAGATGAATCAAAATTCTCTGATGACAAGTCCAAAAAGCCTATAGCTCTCATGGAAGATGGGAAGGGTGGTGTCTTTGTGAGAGGACTGGAAGAAGAGGTAGTCTATACTGCTGGTGAAATCTACAAAATCTTGGACAAAGGGTCTGCAAAGAGGCGTACTGCAGAGACTTTACTCAACAAGCAAAGTAGCAGATCCCACTCCATTTTTTCGATTACAATTCACATTAAGGAGTGTACCCCTGAGGGAGAAGAGATGATCAAATGTGGAAAGCTTAACCTCGTGGATCTTGCTGGATCAGAGAATATATCAAGATCTGGTGCTAGAGATGTGAGTAAATGATTAATGTTTCATGTAGTGGTAGTAGTAAATGTCAGTTGGTATTTATCAGAAGACATGACTACTAATCGAACTTAATACTTGTAAATTATTTTTCTCAATATTCTTCTCTGATATCCATTAAGATCTTTTGGATGACTGTTTGAATATTTATAATTGTAGGGAAGAGCAAGAGAAGCTGGGGAGATAAATAAGAGTTTGCTCACACTTGGGCGTGTTATTAATACGCTTGTCGAGCATTCTGGCCATATTCCATATAGGTACTCCTGAGAACTCTCATCGGGTGTTGTATTCCTTTCTATAATGTTTTGCTGAATGTTGACTTTTATGGTTTCAGAGACAGCAAATTGACAAGGTTACTAAGGGACTCCTTGGGTGGGAAGACTAAAACGTGTATTATTGCCACCATATCGCCTTCCATCCTCTGTTTGGAAGAGACCCTGAGCACCTTAGATTATGCACATCGTGCAAAGAATATAAAGAATAAGCCAGAGGTCATCAACAGTATTCATTGCCTTATTGCTAAATCAAATTATCTTCACATAGACTGAGCAAGTGTTCTTTATTATATTTACAGGTCAATCAAAAAATGATGAAATCTGCAATGATCAAGGATCTATATTCAGAAATTGACCGTCTTAAACAAGGTAATTATTTGTGTTTCTTTCTGTCATTTTGTGTAATATTACATAGCTGTGCAAATTTGACTCCTCAACTTTGAGTAACATATTGGCATtgtcaaataaaaattaaaataaactgGTAAAATGCATAATATGTGGTGTTGTCCAGAAAGTAGTTTTCAGATGTGTTACCTCAGTTGCTATTATCAATTGCAGAGGTATTTGCTGCGAGAGAGAAGAATGGTGTATATATTCCACGTGACAGGTACTTAATTGAAGAAGCTGAGAAGAAGGTCAGTTTGaaattatttaaattgattcCCTCTAAATTTGCATGTGCCTACAACACACAGTTACAGTTTTTTACATACATTTATCCTTCTTACCATTCCCTTTGATTATTTGTCTTCATTCAGGCCATGACTGAGAAAATTGAAAAATTGGAACTTGATTTGGATACAAAGGATAAGGTGTGTtggttaacttaataatatggtacCCTATTGTTTCCATAGAGGTCTGAATTATGGTATTGTGTGTTTTGAGCAGCAACTAGTGGGGCTTCAAGATCTTTACAATTCTCAAAAACAGCTTAATGCAGATTTAAGTGACAAACTAGAGAAAACGCTGGCAAGTTTCTCTCTTTCTCATACATTGACAGGCATATCTCAAATTTTTTCCTGGAAAGAGATCAATGGtagtatgaatttgctgcagaaaAAACTGGTGGAAACTGAGCATGCTTTCCTCGACGTAGAAGAAAGATACAGACAAGCCAAATCTACAATAAAAGAGAAGGAATTTTTTATATCTAGCCTCCTCAAGTCAGGTGAGATAAATCATGTTTTCTTCTTGGGCTTTTGTATGTGGATGATTATGCGCTATTTTGAATTTCAATATTATCATCATGCTCTATTTGTTGTTTGTCTTAGCATGATGGTCATGTGACATGATGTAAATTAGCCATGTTCACATAATTCTAGGCCTGATCTGGAAATTTGAACATTGCCGGATCTGGAAACCACATTTTCGTTTCAGGTTATTTTGTTTTACAGTGTAGTGTTTTAATATATTTGTTTGGAAATGTTTCTAACAGAGAAGGCACTAATCGAGCATGCTTATGAGCTTAGATCAGAGTTAGAAAATGCAGCTGCAGATGTTTCTGGCTTGTTTTCTAAAATAGGTtgttactttctccttttccttttcctttcaagTTCCTGGTCTTCTAGGTGCCATGGATATACTTTGATTTGTAAGACATAATGCCAATTATGAATGATATGACTTTCAAATTTGGTTTACAGAACGTAAAAATAAAATCGAGGAAGGAAACAGGATACTTGTCCAAAAGTTCCAGTCTCAATTAAATCAACAGATGGACATCTTGCATAAAAGTGTTGTAGCTTCAGTGATGCAACAGGAGACCCAGTTGAAAGAAATGGAAGAGGACATGCAATCATTTGTTTCCACAAAGTCCAAGGTATAATCATACTAGATAACATTTTTACtattcttttttatcaattttccTTTTATCAAAATATCTCAGATCAATTGTGTTCGTGCACCACACATTCAAGCAATATTCTTTCTTAACATGTTTCATTAACAGGCCACTGAAGAACTTAAAGTGCATGTTGAAAGGCTCAAAGCTATGTATGGTTCAGGGATCAGAGCTTTGGATGATTTAGCTGGTGAGCTTGACAAGAATTCAGAATATACTTTTGGAAGATTAAATTCGCAGGTGTTAAATCACTCGTCTTCCCTTGAAGATGTAAGTAAATTATTTTTGTGGCTATGTAAACTTTCTGAAATATATCTCACAAAAGTTCTAATATGTATACATACTTTTATGTTCATGTAGTGCTTCAAAGGAATGGCTCTGGAGGCTGATCAGCTTCTAAATGAACTTCAAGAAAGTCTGTCTAAACAAGAGGATAAGTTAGCTGcttttgcacagcagcaacgtgaGGTAGGTCTCCATCAGAAGTATGGAAATTGACAAATGCTTTGTGCTCAGTTATACTGGAGAATAATAATGGTTTTCTTCTTTTGAACAACAGGGACATCTTAGAGTTGTTGAATCGACAAGGTCCATATCTAAGATTACCTCTAATTTTTTCCAAACTCTGGATATTCATGCATCTAAATTAACCAAGATCTTGGAAGAATCACAAAACATACAAGACCAACAACTCCATGATCTTGAGAAGAAGTTTGAGGTAACTCTACTTTAATTGGGTGAAAGTAGTCAATAGTGCTGAATTCATCTTATATGCCATCTTCTTGATCCATTGCCTATTCCTGTAGGAATGTGCTGCTAATGAAGAAAAGCAAATACTGGAAAAAGTGGCAGCAATGTTAGCTGGTTCAAGTGCTAGGAAGAAGAATCTGGTAATGGGAACTTCTTTTAATGGAAACGAAGTACATATTTCTCTTGTTTTTTCAGACTTGCAAGCTTAGATATTCTTTGAAAGAGATAATTTCTTTATGATATGTCGGTGCTATTTACAAGGATCGAATATGCATGAGATGCGAATCTTCAAGATTTATATAATGTCTCACTGGAGTTTGCTTTTGTTTCACGTAATAGAATTTTGATAtcttttgctcttttgatatagtaTTTCTGTTGTATCTGTAAGCTATTTTCTTGTATCTTCCTTTTAGCTGAGTCGCTGAAGGAGAATTGAGGGAGAAAAACTCTGTTGATGATCTTTGTATATGTATGTTAATGCTTCAAATAGAGACTAATTTCTGTTTTTAACAGTTCTTTCTTGGGTGCACTCTTAAAGTAGCAAGTGATGTCATTGTTTATATTAAGAGTTGAGGGACTCCATGCATGTTATTACTAGTCCTATTAGGAGAATCCTAACTGTTCAAACAGATCATCAACAAATCCTTTGATGCTAATACTGGAGTAGCGATGGAACTATGGCACAAAGAATGTAACTGCTTCCTAGAAAGATGTAATTGCTCAACTTGTACGGCATTAGCTTTTAGGAGATTCCTATAtaccatgatgatattgtttaagaTGCTAATAAGGTTTCATCGTATTTTATCGACCATAGACTGTTGTCACCTTGTGGTATCACTCTAAGATAGGAAGCATCTATTGGCGATGACTTTGAACCAAGGTTCGCTGCAGTATGTATTGGTCCAATGGGggaccggtatgggtggtaccgaTCGGTCCGTACACTAGTACGTACTGATAAGAATCATGCTTTGAACTGTAAAATTTCCTCCAACATAAGGCTATTAATTGTGTATTCTGTGTTCAGCATGTTTCCACTGTTCAGAATTCTGTTCACAAATGTATGTCATTTATTTGTTTGTTATAGGATCAGAACATAGATGCTAGCAGTAGTTTGACGTCTGTGCCTGCTTTTAGGTTCAAACAGCAGTTGATAGTCTCCGAGCTACTGCTGCTGATAGAACAAGTAATCTCCAGAAGGAAATGTCAACCGTTCACGATTTTACTTGCTCTGTGAAAGATCAATGGAAAATATACATGGAAGAAACTGAAAATCACTTTGTCGAGGATACTGCAGCAGTTGAAAGTGGTAAACATGGCCTAGAAGAAGGTGTACGAAATTGGTAAGTCTTAATGGATACAACTAATTGCCATAGAAATTTCTATTTCACATTAAACTGTGTTCTTTTTTTACTGCATTTAGCCTAATTCCGTAATTAAACTTTTGTTAATAATTGGCAGCAAGGCAAAGGTTCGCACAGGTACACAACAATGGAGAGATGCTCAAAACTCCCTGCTAACTCTCAGCAAAGGAAATGTAGCATCAGTAGATTCAATTATCAGGTGATTGAAGCAGATGATTTTATGATCTTATCAGGGAATTATAGTAACTGAAAATTCAAATTGTTATATGACTTTTAATGTATTCATAAACTTGTGTAGGGGTGGATTGGATGCCAACCAGCTTCTGCGTTCTAAATTATCTTCTGCTGTTTCATCGACACTTGAAGATGTTGTCATTTCAAATAAGAATCTTTTATCCTCCATCGACTGTAAGATGTTACTGTGGTTGTTGCCTACCATTCATAATATATGTACGTCCTAGCATCTAAAATCATTTATATCATCAAACTTTTCCAGGTTCACTGAAACTTGACCAAGATGCATGTGAAAACTTTGACTGCTTGCTCATTCCATGCCACGGGGAACTAAGGGAACTGAAGAGTGGTCACTACCACAAAATCGTGGAGATTACAGACAATACGGGGAAATGTCTTGAAGAAGAATATGTGGTAAGAATACATTGATCAAATATATCTATAAATCGAAAGATTTGTTTCAACTTCATGTTCCTCAGCTGACTATTTGGCAAATTGACCAGGTGGATGTACCATCCTGTTCCACCCCAAAGAGACGACCAATCAATCTTCCGAGTGTTGCATCCATCGAAGAACTACGGACCCCAGCTTTCGAAGAGCTATTGAAGTCGTTTGGGGATGTGGTGAAGCAGGCAAATGGTGATGTAAAACATTTCTCTGGGTCATATGAGACCCAGTTACAGTCCTCGAGAGATTCAAGGGTGCCACTGACTGCCATCAATTAAGGCCAAGCTCGGTAGGTAGCTCccagctgatgatgatgatggcatgTACAGGGTAAAGAAAACCTATCACGATTCATTCTTTTTCCAATTAAAGGGTTCCACTACCCAAGCTGTGCTGGTTCTATTTCATTACTATGTACATGCACTTTATCTATCTCATAAGATGCGTTGTGTCAATCATTTCAGGGATATTAGTCATATCCCTGGCAAATATCAGGATGATGTTCTTTCTCCTCAGTTTAGTTGTAATCCACATAGATTTGGCTTTTGCAACCGCGTTGTTTCTATCGATGAGAAATTATCATCAACGTTGTTCCTTTTGGCTGTTTTATTTTCTCTCTTCGTCATAAATCCACCGTATAATTTCCATTACAGTGGCCATCACTCAGGCGCATCACACAGCGCAAGTTGAACAGCTTCATCGCTTACATTAATTCCAAGCAGCATTCTACTTGTTTGTCACGGCGAGCTCCCGAGAGAATGTTGATATAAGATGGCAATGGGGCTCTGACACGGCGCTGCCGTAAACAAACTCAAGCAGCACAGGAGAGCATTTAGTTCCCATCCCTTCCTTTCCCTGTGGCTCCTGCCGTAAACAAACTCAAGCAGCACAGGAGAGCATTTAGTTCCCATCCCTTCCTTTCCCTGTGGCTCCTGCCGTAAACAAACTCAAGCAGCACAGGAGAGCATTTAGTTCCCATCCCTTCCTTTCCCTGTGGCTCCTGCAAACAAACCCACGTCTATCGCTTGCTCGCCCAGCAGATCCTCCACGTCTCCCTTCCTCCATGTCCCTGAAACAAACGTCTCGTCACATGAAACAATGCCGGTTTCGGTGCATTGGTGTATGCAGCGAATCTGGttggagagcgagagagagagagagagagagagagagagagagagatggcgtgAGGGAGAGGAGAATGAGGTGATTTGAGAGACGGTGGATGGGAGACAGGTCATGTCGGCCTTAACTTCCTCTGATGCTGTTGTAGCCCTCTTTCTAGGTAAGGATCCAAGTTGACTTTTGTTCGAGTGAATCCGGTGAGGACGAGACATGGCGTCGGTTCAGCTCCTGCCACGCCGCATCGGCTGCCATGGCTTGTTGCAGACGTGCAAGGAGTGGAGCTCCTCCATGGTCCCCGAGTCCCTACTCTTGGCACAGCACCTTATGGATACAGTAGTCAACGCAAAGACATCCATCCACAGAGGCAGCACTCTGAGCTTCTCTTCTCCATGGAGAAATGTTCTGAAGACAGTCGCTGATACCAGCATCTTGTCACTTAAAAGCCCTCAGAGTTGGCAGGCGTTTCGGACTTCGAGGCGTCGGTGCTGTCCCGCGCAGATTGTTGTCTTTTGTGCTTACTCGATTAGTGGCAGTGTGTGTTACGGAAGAGGGTGAGTGATCGCTTGGAATGTTATGGGTAAAGGCGAGCGATTGgaagcgcggcagcgaacagctTGGGAAGAAGCTGATCTGATCGACAGCAAAAACACCATAGTATCGCATGATGTGACGGTTCTTTAATTTTGAatggtataaataatttttatattataatattttttttttattaatttaattaatcaatttaaactaaattacattatttttttataaaaaaaatattaattcgatcgattcaattgaattaaattaatttattatatatataattatttaaaattataaatatcactACCAAAACACTTCTCTTTATCTACGAAATGGGTAAGAATTGAGGTTATCCGTTTGCAAAAGGTCTGCAAAAATCAGAGTTAAAAGGTGCAGTTCATAATTTCCAAGACAATAAGACTGCGTTCTCAGCACTATGCATAGAAGAGGCCAAGAAAGTGCAAGATTAAAGCAGCAGCTAAAATTGCAGCCAGTGTGGCTTGTTCTAGCAAGATTTGGCCCGTTTGGTTTGTACTCCTCAGGTTGAGTCCATTGATTACTCGAGAGCCTTCTCCATCATCTTGCCAGGCCAAAGTCTCCACCTACATCTCTTTGGTGCGTCGGAAGCTCATGCAATTCATTACTTCTTATTGCCTTCAAACAGAACCAAGCCATAACTGTCTCGCCCATTAAAACCTTCAGCCTGTCTGTGATGCGTGACTACACACGCAGCGACGAAGCTACTTCGTATCAGATGCCGACGAGAggatctctctctgtctctctc
Coding sequences:
- the LOC135592469 gene encoding kinesin-like protein KIN-5A codes for the protein MDSSQKKGGFVPVSPSQTPRSTDKHGRDFRSLDGNGNSSSKLDRDKGVNVQVILRCRPLSDDEARLNTPAVITCNEHRREVSAAQNIANKQIDRTFTFDKVFGPTSKQKDLFDQSIAPIVNEVLEGYNCTIFAYGQTGTGKTYTMEGGGRKAKNGEFPSDAGVIPRAVRHIFDILESQCAEYSMKVTFLELYNEEITDLLAPDESKFSDDKSKKPIALMEDGKGGVFVRGLEEEVVYTAGEIYKILDKGSAKRRTAETLLNKQSSRSHSIFSITIHIKECTPEGEEMIKCGKLNLVDLAGSENISRSGARDGRAREAGEINKSLLTLGRVINTLVEHSGHIPYRDSKLTRLLRDSLGGKTKTCIIATISPSILCLEETLSTLDYAHRAKNIKNKPEVNQKMMKSAMIKDLYSEIDRLKQEVFAAREKNGVYIPRDRYLIEEAEKKAMTEKIEKLELDLDTKDKQLVGLQDLYNSQKQLNADLSDKLEKTLKKLVETEHAFLDVEERYRQAKSTIKEKEFFISSLLKSEKALIEHAYELRSELENAAADVSGLFSKIERKNKIEEGNRILVQKFQSQLNQQMDILHKSVVASVMQQETQLKEMEEDMQSFVSTKSKATEELKVHVERLKAMYGSGIRALDDLAGELDKNSEYTFGRLNSQVLNHSSSLEDCFKGMALEADQLLNELQESLSKQEDKLAAFAQQQREGHLRVVESTRSISKITSNFFQTLDIHASKLTKILEESQNIQDQQLHDLEKKFEECAANEEKQILEKVAAMLAGSSARKKNLVQTAVDSLRATAADRTSNLQKEMSTVHDFTCSVKDQWKIYMEETENHFVEDTAAVESGKHGLEEGVRNCKAKVRTGTQQWRDAQNSLLTLSKGNVASVDSIIRGGLDANQLLRSKLSSAVSSTLEDVVISNKNLLSSIDCSLKLDQDACENFDCLLIPCHGELRELKSGHYHKIVEITDNTGKCLEEEYVVDVPSCSTPKRRPINLPSVASIEELRTPAFEELLKSFGDVVKQANGDVKHFSGSYETQLQSSRDSRVPLTAIN